A region from the Chrysoperla carnea chromosome 4, inChrCarn1.1, whole genome shotgun sequence genome encodes:
- the LOC123298432 gene encoding zinc finger protein OZF-like has protein sequence MHSETLIQEQMIKQEENIDDHVRLIKDESIKIEQLHSELIFKNEVLEEPQTNHFYVEPLTHQTKTNEDRLPPLHLCDICNKTFTDIKSLVLHKRTHTREIYSCDICNKTFPYQCNLMRHLRIHTGEKPYLCDICDKTFFDHSTLNQHKIIHTEEKQYSCDTCNKTFAYKHTLIRHKRIHIGEKSHSCLICNKSFVQKEYLNKHERIHTREKSYSCDICDKTFSHQITLKKHKIIHTKECNICNKTFSQHSYLVTHKRIHTGEKSFSCDVCNKTFTQVCHLVTHKRIHTGEKPYSCDVCNKSFTQLNSLLTHKRRYHTGEKPYSCDSCNKSFTQKTDLVTHKRSHTGQKPYSCNVCNKKFSSSSNLLTHKRIHTREKPYSCEICNKKFTQHGNLLKHKEVHTKEK, from the coding sequence ATGCATTCAGAAACATTAATTCAAGAGCAAATGATAAAACAAGAGGAAAATATTGATGATCACGTACGATTAATTAAAGatgaaagtattaaaattgaacaattaCATTCAgagttgatatttaaaaatgaagtaCTTGAAGAACCCCAAACAAACCATTTTTATGTTGAACCATTGACGCATCAAACTAAAACCAATGAAGATAGGTTACCTCCGTTACatttatgtgatatttgtaataaaacatttacagacataaaaagtttagttttacataaacggactcatactAGAGAAATATactcatgtgatatttgtaataaaacatttcccTATCAGTGTAATTTAATGCGACATTTACGAATTCATACAGGAGAAAAACCATATTTGTgcgatatttgtgataaaacatttttcgatcaTAGCACTTTAAATcaacataaaattattcataccgAAGAAAAACAGTATTCATGTGAtacttgtaataaaacattcgCCTACAAACACACTTTAATTCGACATAAACGAATACATATCGGAGAAAAATCACATTCATGtcttatttgcaataaatcatttGTCCAAAAggagtatttaaataaacatgaaCGCATTCATACCAGAGAAAAATCATATTcgtgtgatatttgtgataaaacattttcccatcaaatcactttaaaaaaacataaaataattcataccaaagaatgtaatatttgtaacaaaacatTTAGCCAACATTCTTACTTAGTTACAcacaaacgaattcatactggagaaaaatcattttcatgtgatgtttgtaataaaacatttacccAAGTCTGCCATTTAGTTacacataaacgaattcataccggGGAAAAACCATACtcttgtgatgtttgtaataaatcatttacccAACTCAATAGTTTACTTACACATAAAAGAAGAtatcatactggagaaaaaccatactCATGCGATTCTTGTAATAAGTCATTTACTCAGAAAACGGATTTAGTAACACATAAACGATCTCACACGGGACAAAAACCATATTCTTGTAATGTTTGCAACAAGAAATTTAGCTCTAGTAGTAATTTACTTacacataaacgaattcatacaagagaaaaaccatattcatgtgaaatttgtaacaaaaagttTACTCAGCATGGCAATTTACTTAAACATAAAGAAGTTCATACCAAAGAAAAATAG
- the LOC123299266 gene encoding WASH complex subunit 2-like: MENINNKQWTPATIRENVDNWSLAGDAGLLSYLQNFSDNLTTRTKNTLANVDELFNSLTDTNIALANVTNEFMNLHHTQFIENRVYEEDEIVASEVPEIKKPEEKNHSAENIELMKKVMQDGLNILSKHFERVEVPNSDSEDESEGPSIIVRPKEFFMDRPLPYVIGSDEWNACDHIGLKRVDSSESLEDEEQLGSDSSSMSLDPIKTPGSTSESSLNMFTKENVNSNLIPQDKSEKISTSQNMFESSSLSSESENYQQEKVNAKFAAELASKLGNVVQDIKHVIPNDDDVYGRPPPKTDNQDTKAKKPYEADIFSNEPPPLDEVDESPLFGSVSSGNKYMSSAGGLFDDLGDDDNLWSDTIPKVSKSNFPTQSGNVSAEPKVDSIAKKSTISRGLFDDDSDIDDIFTTNITKPPPNLSYLSKPTTTMPLVDNEPPSIENEPSKKKAVGGVPIFGKQNDILSKNLSKVLKTPKQASSSSESDNEDISKTIPKTISGGTSTLSSDTKADDLRKGFSLFTDTEPKKDESQKFKGLFDDEDDDNFDFLVSKSTKKTETTDKQNNLKKKEDPTKPTLTDKKTDPGTSEKELGTKIENPPKIEKKTLDSLFYDDEPPPLDDEIDQKESFKNDATKIKTTIDLFKEIDDDLFKQDLFRKEKKTSSKSPAKAIDIFNDDIFDNSKNSNSLFDEPPDMSDSERSDTSSKKSISTKFTDMKETEQTENIKTETKSKIESTESIKSETIKPEITSKFENKETVKNEKTKKTKTISKIESKLLDKNLESVKDKFESSKSSIRTSSSKENIGKISHNLNINVGALLPGSVRPKQNKSNEVNKEESDNKSNPLVVSKKEESDTKTSSLTASMPNLSVSHQKMVKSVSFDEPTDNVETLQSLTQERARIPVKRRPSTRRARQQAIRASLIDDTDNNLENDDQEVEEKLQDNKISKEEEINNEINDVLNGNSNEQSPKNISNKTSIDDNDLFSNKQQEEANDNESLFSNEPENIFNDPLFTKDSTKSADKNDIFNDSSESDQLVINKSTDTSFASNKSTNVLSSFLDDLNTALKFDDQDDIDDIFNINKNKKPKSKTTENTSKNFDDDSSDLFSDIKKNEIPKANQNTVSKQSTLLSDVDSDLFDENISKVSVKEPKVKEEKKSTKISLFDDDEDDDLFKPIKKTELKSSEKSKETKENLKAKSIPKKTSIFDDDDDSENDLFGSGTQKKSSKSAASISKSDSTSGKAIKKPSSKVVFDDPLMFNDD; encoded by the exons atggaaaatattaataataaacagtgGACACCAGCCACAATCAGAGAAAATGTTGATAATTGGAGTTTAGCTGGTGATGCTGGTTTATTATcatatctacaaaatttttctgaT aatttaacaACAAGAACTAAAAATACGTTGGCAAATGTCgatgaattatttaattcgtTAACTGATACCAATATTGCATTAGCAAATGTAACAAATGAATTTATGAATTTGCATCATACGCAGTTTATTGAAAATCGTGTCTATGAAGAAGATGAAATTGTTGCCAGTGAAGTTCCCGAAATT aaaaaaccagaagaaaaaaatcattcagcCGAAAATATTGAGCTAATGAAAAAAGTTATGCAAGATGGTTTGAATATATTAAGTAAACATTTTGAACGCGTCGAAGTTCCAAACAGTGATAGTGAGGATGAATCAGAAGGCCCAAG TATTATTGTTCGGCCAAAAGAATTTTTCATGGATAGGCCGTTGCCGTATGTAATTGGATCCGATGAATGGAATGCATGTGATCATATTGGTTTAAAACGTGTTGATAGTTCTGAATCACTAGAAGATGAGGAACAGTTAGGCTCTGATAGCAGTTCAATGTCTTTAGATCCCATAAAA ACGCCAGGATCAACCAGTGAATCCAGTTTAAATATGTTTACCAAAGAAAATGTCAATTCAAATTTGATTCCACAAGATAAATCCGAGAAAATATCAACTAGTCAAAATATGTTTGAATCATCGTCTCTTAGTAGTGAATCAGAAAATTATCAACaagaaaag gTGAATGCAAAATTTGCCGCGGAATTAGCTTCAAAATTAGGTAATGTTGTCCAAGATATAAAGCATGTTATACCCAATGATGATGATGTGTATGGGAGACCTCCACCCAAAACTGATAATCAGGATACAAAGGCTAAGAAACCTTATGAAG ctgatatattttcaaatgaacCACCACCATTAGACGAAGTTGATGAAAGTCCATTATTTGGTTCTGTATCGTCGGGAAATAAATATATGTCTTCTGCGGGTGGATTATTTGATGATTTGGGAGATGATGATAACTTATGGAGTGATACAATACCAAAAG tttcaaaatcaaattttccaaCTCAATCGGGAAATGTATCTGCAGAGCCCAAAGTAGATTCTATTGcgaag aAATCAACAATTTCACGAGGATTATTCGATGACGATAGTGACattgatgatatttttacaACGAATATAACAAAACCACCACCGAATTTATCTTATCTTTCAAAACCGACAACAACTATGCCATTAGTTGATAACGAACCACCATCTATTGAAAATGAACCAAGTAAAAAG aaagcaGTCGGTGGTGTACCAATTTTTGGtaaacaaaatgatattttatcgaaaaacttatcgaaagttttaaaaacaccAAAACAAGCATCATCTTCCTCAGAATCTGATAAtgaagatatttcaaaaactattccaaaaacGATAAGTGGAGGAACTTCTACTTTATCTTCTGATACGAAAGCTGATGACTTACGTAAAGGTTTTAGTTTGTTTACTGATACTGAACCTAAAAAGGACGAATCTCAAAAGTTTAAAGGCCTTTTCGATGACGAAGATgatgataattttgattttctggTTTCGAAaa GCACTAAGAAGACAGAAACAActgacaaacaaaataatttgaagaaaaaagaaGACCCAACTAAACCAACGTTGACAGATAAAAAAACAGATCCAGGTACCTCTGAAAAAGAATTGGgcacgaaaattgaaaatcctccaaaaattgaaaagaaaacttTAGATAGTCTATTTTATGATGACGAACCTCCACCATTAGATGATGAAATTGATCAAAAGgaatcttttaaaaatgatgcaaccaaaataaaaactacaattGATTTGTTCAAAGAAATAGATGATGATCTTTTCAAACAAGATTTATTtagaaaagagaaaaaaactTCAAGCAAATCACCTGCTAAAgcgattgatatttttaatgatgatatttttgataatagtaAAAATTCGAATTCTTTGTTTGATGAGCCACCAGATATGTCTGATTCTGAAAGATCAGATACTAGTAGTAAGAAATCGATAAGTACTAAATTCACTGATATGAAAGAAACAGAGCAgactgaaaatattaaaacagaaaCAAAATCGAAAATAGAATCTACTGAAAGTATTAAATCTGAAacaattaaaccagagataacgtcgaaatttgaaaataaagaaaccgttaaaaatgaaaaaaccaaaaaaaccaaaacaatatcaaaaattgaaagcaAACTActggataaaaatttggaaagtgtTAAGGATAAATTTGAGTCTAGTAAATCAAGCATAAGAACATCATCTTCCAAAGAAAATATAg gTAAAATATCACATAACTTAAATATCAACGTCGGAGCTTTACTGCCGGGATCTGTGCgcccaaaacaaaataaaagtaatgaaGTTAATAAAGAAGAAAGTGATAATAAATCGAATCCGTTGgttgtttcaaaaaaagaagaaagtgATACTAAAACAAGTTCTTTAACTGCTTCAATGCCTAACTTAAGTGTTTCACatcaaaaaatggtaaaatcgGTTAGTTTTGACGAGCCTACTGATAATGTTGAAACTCTACAAAGTCTTACACaa GAACGGGCTCGAATACCAGTTAAACGACGACCATCAACACGACGTGCACGTCAACAAGCTATTCGAGCATCTCTAATAGACGATACtgataataatttagaaaacgATGATCAAGAGGTTGAAGAAAAATTACAAgataacaaaatatcaaaagaagaagaaataaataatgaaataaacgaTGTACTAAATGGAAATAGCAACGAACAATctccaaaaaatatatcaaacaaaacaTCTATCGatgataatgatttattttcaaacaaacaacaaGAAGAAGCGAATGATAATGAATCATTATTCTCAAATGaacctgaaaatatttttaacgatcCATTATTCACAAAAGATTCGACAAAATCTGCTGATAAAAATGATATCTTTAATGATTCATCGGAAAGTGATCAATtggttataaataaatcaacggATACATCGTTTGCTTCAAATAAATCAACAAATGTTTTGTCCTCATTCTTAGATGACTTAAACACTGCCCTCAAATTTGATGATCAAGATGAcattgatgatatttttaatattaataaaaataaaaaacccaaaTCAAAAACGACTGAAAATAccagtaaaaattttgatgacgaTTCATCGGATCTATTTAGTGATATCAAAAAGAACGAGATCCCTAAAGCAAATCAAAACACTGTTTCAAAACAAAGTACCTTGTTAAGTGATGTAGATTCTgatttatttgatgaaaatatatcaaaagttAGTGTTAAAGAGCCGAAAGTAAAAGAGGAaaagaaatcaacaaaaatttcgttgtttgatgatgatgaagatgatgatttatttaaacctattaaaaaaacagaattaaAATCAAGTGAGAAATCGAAGGaaacgaaagaaaatttaaaagctaAATCCATTCCAAAGAAAACGTCTAtatttgatgatgatgatgatagtgaaaatgatttatttggaAGTGGGACTCAAAAAA aatcaTCAAAGAGTGCTGCGTCGATATCAAAATCAGATAGTACTAGTggaaaagcaattaaaaaacCGTCATCTAAAGTGGTATTTGATGATCCATTAATGTTTAatgatgattaa